Proteins from a single region of Candidatus Delongbacteria bacterium:
- a CDS encoding OmpH family outer membrane protein: protein MKRIAFPLLGVLLALLVLLPPAEAKDMRLGVINSEQVLTNFSEYQTSMRALKEEKDDWDRQIATRESEIEAEVGDFRLQENTLSPVTRAERRSNIDRRMAELDEFKSEIYGEPNGRFYRRNKELMEPLITKVNDAIKAVAEEEGYDMILDNSMPIVVYVREETIDVNLNQKVLEKLQGSAPAAAPEAAKPAPGGTTPPPMGGKTPSGGKK, encoded by the coding sequence ATGAAGCGTATCGCATTTCCCCTGCTGGGCGTCCTGCTGGCCCTGCTGGTGCTGCTGCCCCCCGCCGAGGCCAAGGACATGCGCCTGGGCGTGATCAACTCGGAGCAGGTGCTGACCAACTTCAGCGAGTACCAGACCAGCATGCGCGCCCTGAAGGAAGAGAAGGACGACTGGGACCGCCAGATCGCCACGCGCGAGTCCGAGATCGAGGCCGAAGTGGGCGACTTCCGCCTGCAGGAGAACACGCTCTCGCCGGTGACGCGCGCCGAGCGGCGTTCCAACATCGACCGCCGGATGGCCGAGCTCGACGAGTTCAAGTCCGAGATCTACGGCGAGCCCAACGGCCGCTTCTACCGGCGCAACAAGGAATTGATGGAGCCGCTGATCACCAAGGTCAACGACGCCATCAAGGCCGTGGCCGAGGAAGAGGGCTACGACATGATCCTCGACAACAGCATGCCCATCGTGGTCTACGTGCGCGAGGAGACCATCGACGTCAACCTGAACCAGAAGGTCCTGGAGAAGCTGCAGGGCAGCGCGCCCGCCGCGGCTCCCGAAGCGGCCAAGCCCGCGCCGGGCGGAACCACTCCGCCGCCCATGGGCGGCAAGACCCCCAGCGGCGGGAAGAAGTAG